In Terriglobus sp. TAA 43, a single window of DNA contains:
- a CDS encoding TonB-dependent receptor, translating to MNRMNLVALHRRPTLVATCTMAALLAGQSVIAQSNATVTGTVLDAKGNAVPAAAVRLTPDGSSQARTTTTDPQGHFSLSGLVGGTYRIESSATGFAPTVRRVSVVSGQTADIAMTLNIGSLSTEVNVEADATNSIAAALAPMDALLDARSARTVITQHFIQNFTSPVADFGEAVQMAPGTFTTNGNGVGLGQSSTYFRGFPDGNYNIDFDGIPFYDTNTPSHHSWAFFPSQFLGGIDFDRSPGTASTIGPTPFGGSIHLLSKNVSPISNIRGQVSFGSFNTQLYDGQYETGSLFHKKFNAQIDVHHLQSDGYQTWNHQIRNAGSIKAQYRFNEKNYLTGFSGVIWLDANTPNFNTTRCQMYGAGSNYACTGTLAPFAGSGLNFLLTDNSDPYNYLNNQYNFYHVPTDFEYVGVHSEFGKNFILDVKPYTYNYDNSEKYTNATPITNSSTINGSKTYLGITIAPCNVAVVKKGVTAIPCGVDKYNSYRKYGETSSISQVSSFGILRAGLWYEWADTNRHQTPSDPTNNWANQALPNFKESFWTNSYQPYAEYDFHVTRKFDITAGTKFAHYTIQTKQYADDGKTIGGLGTNDPASFITNSGSYSAWLPSLDGNYKLKSNWSVYGQLATGSVVPPSSVFDYAQSASGTPVKTLPKQQRSTTYQTGTVLKLKRVTFDADFYHTRFQNSYSSVLDSSGEPVFYLQPSSITKGFEAESNIYLIHGLSLYLNATVGRATYVGNLAVSCVSGSTGCGTSAPQLSLTAPSGLWVANTPSDTQTEALTYQHKGWDFGIFNKRIGTMYQDNGAYHNQATIDPFSLTNLFFNYTIRSGSRFDQTKIRLSFNNLFDEHNVTSIKLAGTAATQNIAANGTTYVDPYNTVGQTPVNGGDNVGVLPGRSVMLSVTFGLSPKR from the coding sequence ATGAATCGCATGAATCTTGTAGCGCTGCACCGTCGGCCTACGCTCGTAGCAACTTGCACCATGGCCGCTTTGTTGGCTGGTCAAAGCGTGATCGCACAATCGAACGCAACCGTAACTGGAACAGTGCTGGATGCGAAGGGAAATGCCGTGCCTGCGGCGGCGGTTCGACTCACGCCGGATGGAAGCTCCCAGGCGCGCACGACGACCACAGACCCGCAAGGACATTTCTCCCTCTCTGGCCTGGTAGGTGGCACCTACCGTATTGAGTCGTCCGCAACCGGGTTCGCGCCGACTGTGCGGCGCGTCTCCGTCGTTAGCGGACAGACCGCGGACATTGCCATGACGCTCAATATCGGTTCGCTGTCGACCGAAGTGAACGTCGAAGCGGATGCGACCAACTCCATCGCCGCAGCCCTCGCCCCTATGGATGCTCTGCTTGATGCGCGTTCGGCACGTACGGTGATCACGCAACACTTCATCCAGAACTTCACGTCCCCCGTCGCGGATTTCGGTGAAGCGGTACAAATGGCGCCTGGTACGTTCACGACGAATGGCAATGGTGTTGGCCTGGGGCAGTCGAGCACGTATTTCCGTGGCTTTCCAGATGGAAACTACAACATCGATTTCGATGGGATCCCGTTTTATGACACGAACACGCCGTCGCACCATTCGTGGGCGTTTTTCCCATCGCAGTTCCTTGGCGGTATCGACTTTGATCGCAGCCCAGGCACCGCTTCCACGATTGGACCCACGCCGTTCGGCGGTTCGATTCACCTGCTGAGTAAGAATGTCTCTCCGATTTCGAACATTCGTGGACAGGTGTCGTTTGGATCATTCAATACGCAACTCTACGATGGCCAGTACGAAACAGGATCGTTGTTCCATAAGAAGTTCAATGCGCAAATCGATGTGCACCATCTTCAGTCAGATGGTTACCAGACCTGGAACCATCAGATACGCAACGCCGGATCGATCAAGGCGCAATATCGCTTTAATGAGAAGAATTACCTGACCGGGTTTTCGGGCGTGATCTGGCTGGATGCGAACACCCCGAACTTCAATACAACACGGTGTCAAATGTACGGTGCAGGCAGCAACTACGCCTGCACAGGAACACTGGCACCGTTTGCTGGCTCAGGTTTGAACTTCCTGTTGACGGACAATTCCGATCCGTATAACTACCTCAATAATCAGTACAACTTCTACCATGTGCCAACCGATTTCGAATACGTCGGTGTGCACTCGGAGTTCGGCAAGAATTTTATTCTCGATGTGAAGCCGTACACCTACAACTACGACAACAGCGAAAAATACACCAACGCCACGCCGATCACCAACTCAAGCACGATCAACGGTTCGAAGACTTATCTGGGCATCACCATCGCGCCTTGTAATGTAGCGGTCGTGAAGAAGGGTGTCACGGCGATCCCGTGCGGAGTAGACAAGTACAACAGCTATCGCAAGTATGGCGAGACGTCTTCCATCAGCCAGGTATCGAGCTTCGGTATTCTGCGCGCAGGTCTCTGGTACGAGTGGGCGGACACGAACCGGCACCAGACACCGTCGGATCCGACCAATAACTGGGCGAACCAGGCGCTTCCAAACTTCAAGGAAAGCTTCTGGACAAATTCCTACCAGCCCTATGCCGAATACGACTTCCATGTCACACGGAAGTTCGATATTACGGCTGGTACCAAGTTTGCGCACTACACCATCCAGACCAAGCAGTATGCGGATGACGGAAAGACAATTGGCGGGTTGGGAACAAATGATCCTGCTTCGTTCATTACGAACAGCGGTTCATATTCTGCGTGGCTTCCTTCACTCGATGGCAATTACAAGCTAAAGAGTAATTGGTCGGTCTATGGGCAGCTCGCTACGGGAAGCGTCGTTCCTCCCAGCTCTGTCTTTGACTACGCTCAGAGCGCGAGCGGTACCCCTGTGAAGACTTTGCCGAAGCAGCAGCGCTCCACCACCTATCAAACTGGAACCGTTCTCAAATTGAAGAGGGTCACGTTTGACGCGGACTTCTATCACACGCGTTTTCAGAATAGCTATTCCTCCGTGTTGGATTCATCGGGTGAGCCGGTGTTCTATCTGCAACCCAGTTCGATCACGAAGGGATTTGAAGCTGAGAGCAACATCTATCTCATCCATGGACTGAGCCTGTATCTGAATGCCACGGTTGGCAGAGCAACGTATGTTGGTAACCTCGCTGTCAGTTGCGTCTCGGGATCGACTGGCTGCGGAACCTCCGCGCCGCAGCTGTCGTTGACCGCTCCGTCCGGTCTTTGGGTGGCGAATACACCATCAGATACGCAGACAGAGGCGCTCACGTATCAACACAAGGGATGGGATTTCGGCATCTTCAACAAACGGATTGGCACCATGTATCAGGACAATGGTGCGTATCACAACCAGGCGACGATTGATCCGTTCTCGCTGACGAACCTGTTCTTCAACTACACAATTCGGAGCGGTAGCCGATTCGATCAGACCAAGATTCGTCTCAGCTTTAACAACCTCTTCGATGAGCACAATGTCACTTCCATCAAGCTGGCAGGAACCGCAGCTACACAAAACATCGCTGCGAACGGCACCACGTATGTGGATCCCTATAACACCGTTGGTCAGACGCCGGTGAATGGCGGCGACAACGTCGGTGTGCTGCCTGGTCGCAGCGTGATGCTCTCCGTGACATTCGGACTCTCTCCGAAACGATAG
- a CDS encoding metallophosphoesterase, whose amino-acid sequence MTRVVRRLVGYCGLAVLALTVYVGAPLKAQGTAHEKPVDVVMLSDIHFDPLQDPVKVKALDQAPLSEWKRILDQPASPDRKSRFDAIQAACSAKDAQDSSYALFTSSLAAAKAHAGGRAFVTVSGDLLVHDLDCRYRAAMNLPPAQGDDQSASARFAEKTTKFVIGQLLSAFPKMPVYVALGNNDSRCNHNRLDWEDEFLKASVGGVVAGLRGVNANEKRDAELTFQKAGYYAITMPAPMQNTRLLVVDNIYMMPKFATCGGSSSDHRAEQEQLAWMRQELQKARVRHQHVWVLGHLPPAVNPGGSTSACVDSGKVVQYQSTDALANEMVESGDTISLGIFGHTHMDELHLLRTSTGGIPVKVVASVSPVGGSLPSLTIGSVDPTSATLSDYTVYKASNISGEHTDWSVEYSFDATYGTPSFTAEPLSNLIAHFQSDSAAKSDVTRAYREHFLKDSAGKKMPAKWQGYACAFDHFSADSFKHCACSTP is encoded by the coding sequence ATGACACGCGTTGTACGGAGACTTGTCGGATATTGCGGATTGGCTGTTCTTGCATTGACGGTATATGTCGGGGCACCGCTTAAAGCGCAGGGGACAGCGCATGAGAAACCTGTCGATGTTGTGATGTTGAGTGACATCCATTTTGATCCTTTGCAGGATCCAGTGAAGGTCAAGGCGTTGGATCAGGCGCCTCTAAGCGAGTGGAAGCGCATTCTGGATCAGCCCGCCTCGCCCGACCGAAAGTCTCGCTTTGATGCCATTCAAGCGGCCTGTTCTGCGAAGGACGCTCAGGATAGTTCTTATGCGCTCTTCACGAGCAGTCTTGCAGCTGCAAAGGCTCATGCAGGTGGACGGGCATTTGTGACGGTGAGCGGTGACCTGCTTGTTCATGATCTGGATTGTCGTTACCGTGCTGCAATGAACCTGCCTCCAGCGCAAGGAGATGATCAGTCTGCCTCTGCCAGGTTTGCGGAAAAGACAACCAAGTTCGTCATTGGCCAGCTGTTGAGCGCATTTCCAAAGATGCCGGTGTATGTGGCTCTTGGGAATAACGACTCGAGATGCAATCACAATCGGCTTGATTGGGAAGACGAGTTCCTGAAGGCATCCGTAGGCGGTGTGGTTGCCGGGCTGCGCGGCGTCAATGCGAATGAAAAACGCGATGCAGAATTGACCTTTCAAAAGGCAGGGTATTACGCAATCACGATGCCAGCACCGATGCAAAACACACGGTTGCTCGTGGTGGACAACATATACATGATGCCGAAGTTCGCCACATGCGGAGGATCTTCCTCGGATCATCGCGCGGAACAAGAACAACTTGCATGGATGCGGCAAGAGTTGCAGAAGGCAAGAGTGCGGCATCAACACGTGTGGGTGCTTGGGCATTTGCCGCCTGCTGTTAATCCTGGGGGATCCACATCTGCCTGTGTAGACAGTGGCAAAGTTGTTCAATACCAGTCGACGGATGCATTGGCGAACGAGATGGTCGAGTCTGGGGATACCATCAGCTTGGGAATCTTCGGGCACACGCACATGGACGAGTTGCATCTCCTGCGTACTTCGACTGGAGGCATCCCAGTCAAAGTCGTCGCTTCGGTGTCGCCAGTTGGCGGGAGTCTGCCATCGCTTACTATTGGAAGCGTTGATCCGACTTCCGCAACGTTGTCGGACTATACCGTCTATAAAGCTTCCAACATATCCGGAGAACATACGGATTGGTCAGTCGAGTATTCTTTCGACGCAACCTACGGAACTCCCTCATTCACAGCCGAACCGCTTTCAAACTTGATCGCACACTTCCAATCCGACTCTGCCGCCAAGAGTGACGTGACCCGCGCATACCGGGAACACTTTCTTAAAGATTCCGCAGGGAAGAAGATGCCTGCGAAATGGCAGGGTTACGCATGCGCGTTCGATCACTTCAGTGCAGACTCTTTTAAACACTGCGCGTGTTCTACTCCCTAG